The Salegentibacter mishustinae genome includes a window with the following:
- a CDS encoding HYR domain-containing protein, which translates to MKRLLLFIAFMQISVMGYAHATQTFWELRDDGTIRFWLEHWHSDVSQSQLSSFYIIVDQGNGQENISASGYYNNTGFGSLPLQGSPNDHATCSSANNYNDWVYYDFYPAKCNEEVTIEFVGAPPAETAAECPGLYGYSVTQTFQDQSAPTITANDLNVGTNQSDCKYIAGSFSNVSVIDNCDDNPTVTYAISGVSIDPQTYQFGLGSTTVTVTATDNTGQPSNNTSTNTFQVNVSDNDAPTFTSFPTNIMADVDSGVCGAVVNYNTPQATDNCEANPTITLENGLASGATFPVGETLVTYKVSDGTNSTSNSFTVTVTDNEFPTLSLENLTKKLTSINGLTVPVSDFITSVGDNCSYTISPANFSFSCADIGNLQIAVTVEDASGNKTTKNASIAIEEPDPLVQPSDGNTIFSTSQDFAVVDASLQINLTDNVDGAIISVNNNFQFGDVLGLPTGFTLPPGVTSSYNSSTGVLTISGTIAPQELQDIFQNVQFSTTNSSTLQREIIFNIGGGVSNSDNDHYYEYVSGSFTWSQAKADAATKTLNGLQGYLATATSATENEFIRTKLSGDGWIGGSDSFSEINLATGNTVYNNQMEAEGKWYWITGPEAATQFSNGSQSVNGQFENWNNGEPNNSGGSEHALQIYYQNGGLWNDLNGGNSSMGYIVEYGGLSGDESCFEFSGTKIIELNTAPQISEIEDIENCPSESYSFTVDITDAEDTHQNLNVTATSDNQSLVTDANISVAHNGTNYDVTIVPLEGIQATTGITITVTDSKNVSSTETFNFTALDDEAPVVKGKDIELRLNENGMAFLTPDMVDNGTYDNCDFDLAVGFSTFHCEQVGENNVTLFAEDPSGNTSFTIVTVTVIDEIAPVVETQPITVQLDANGVASITPEDIDNGSSDNCELDTMSLDITSFDCADVDNPVTVTLTVIDVNGNESSATATVTVEDNVVPVVETQPITVQLDANGVASITPSDIDNGSSDNCEIDAMSLDITSFDCADVDNPVTVTLTVADVNGNKSSATATVTVEDNVAPVVETQPITVQLDANGVASITPEDIDNGSSDNCELDTMSLDITSFDCADVDNPVTVTLTVIDVNGNESSATATVTVEDNVEPIVETQPITVQLDANGVASITPEDIDNGSSDNCEIDTMSLDITSFDCADVDNPVTVTLTVIDVNGNESSSTALVTVEDKVAPIVETQPITVQLDANGVASITPEDIDNGSLDNCEIDTMSLDITSFDCADVDNPVTITLTVIDVNGNESSATATVIVEDNVAPIVKTQSITVQLDANGVVSITPEDIDNGSSDNCEIDTMSLNITEFSCVDVDIPVTVTLTVIDINGNESSSTALVTVEDNVAPVVETQPITVQLDANGMASITPEDIDNGSSDNCEIDTMSLDITSFDCADVDNPVTVTLTVIDVNGNESSSTATVTVEDNVDPTVVTQNITVQLNENGEATITPEDINKGSSDNCEIDTISLDITEFSCTDVDNPVTVTLTVIDVNGNESSATATVIVEDNVAPVPDVAELDDVIVKCEVVAGRITAPTATDNCGVLTATTLDPLTFNQPGSYTITWNFDDGNGNTAMQTQKVIVEPSPLNAVTFEDASFVYDGSEHTLEVKNLPAGASVDYTISSETGTENGAVNAGVYTVTANLSSEFETCPNTELTATLTILKAETMITADATQMFTYDGTQKHVIASLNHSETELSYSPQEGFTEPGTYEINITSVETENYLATTKEVSLVIEKVEITGVTFEGNTEPFVYNGSEHNIFVAGLPEDATVSYTNNGKTNAGTYTVTATVSRPGYEDLVLTANMLIEKASQSITFNEIEALDQLTDEYLQLDATSTSGLPVMYSYTYETEDPAATVGPRGFVRILGGGQITITATQPGNQNYEAATSVVRTLNINGSEARLVNAVINGTTYANPSVDIYYLIGCGNSENEVQIELEQNQGSTIDHDNTFTMSTPAPGIYKETVIVTSEDGNSTKTYHITVEKNFNFEDIVIQKFNNVLLVNNNPETNGGYNFVGYRWYKDGSVIGNGQYYSAGDNTDDQLDADSSYYVVLETEDGEFLRTCTSAIQLRSSLNVALAPNPVSSGGTMELLADFPKDELESMNLSIHNLNGMLIKQMKSNNKSTSIALPYNLEMGVYILKIETKNIRKSLKFIIK; encoded by the coding sequence ATGAAAAGACTTTTACTATTTATTGCTTTCATGCAAATTAGCGTTATGGGATATGCCCACGCTACTCAAACCTTCTGGGAACTTAGGGATGACGGTACCATACGTTTTTGGCTGGAACATTGGCATAGCGATGTAAGCCAAAGTCAATTAAGTAGTTTTTATATAATTGTGGACCAGGGTAATGGACAGGAAAACATCTCTGCTTCTGGCTACTATAATAATACAGGATTTGGTTCTTTACCGTTACAAGGTTCACCTAACGACCATGCTACTTGTAGTTCTGCAAATAATTATAACGACTGGGTGTATTATGATTTTTATCCAGCTAAATGTAATGAAGAGGTTACAATAGAATTTGTTGGCGCACCACCAGCTGAAACTGCCGCGGAATGTCCCGGCTTATATGGTTATTCCGTAACACAAACATTTCAAGATCAATCGGCTCCTACTATTACTGCCAATGATTTGAATGTAGGTACAAACCAGAGTGACTGTAAATATATAGCAGGTTCTTTTTCTAATGTTTCTGTCATTGATAACTGCGATGATAATCCAACAGTAACTTATGCTATCTCTGGAGTAAGTATTGATCCTCAAACTTACCAATTTGGTCTGGGAAGTACTACAGTTACAGTAACAGCTACTGACAATACTGGACAACCAAGTAACAATACAAGTACTAATACTTTTCAGGTTAATGTTAGCGACAATGATGCTCCAACCTTTACAAGTTTCCCAACCAATATTATGGCGGATGTGGACTCTGGGGTGTGCGGGGCAGTGGTGAATTACAATACTCCTCAAGCTACCGATAATTGCGAAGCTAATCCTACCATTACTTTAGAGAACGGTTTAGCAAGTGGTGCTACTTTCCCAGTGGGTGAAACTTTAGTAACTTACAAGGTTTCCGATGGAACGAATAGCACATCAAACTCTTTTACAGTTACAGTTACAGACAATGAGTTTCCAACTTTAAGCTTAGAAAATTTAACAAAGAAACTTACTTCTATTAATGGCCTGACGGTTCCTGTATCAGATTTTATTACTTCTGTAGGCGATAACTGTAGTTATACTATTTCACCGGCTAATTTTAGCTTTAGTTGCGCTGATATAGGAAATCTGCAAATAGCTGTGACAGTAGAAGATGCTTCTGGAAATAAGACTACCAAAAACGCTAGTATCGCGATAGAAGAACCAGATCCTCTTGTGCAGCCAAGTGATGGAAATACTATATTTTCTACATCACAGGATTTTGCTGTAGTGGATGCAAGCTTACAAATCAATTTAACGGATAATGTTGATGGAGCAATTATTTCTGTGAATAATAACTTTCAGTTCGGAGATGTGTTGGGGTTACCAACAGGTTTTACTTTGCCCCCTGGTGTAACTAGTAGTTATAATTCCTCAACCGGAGTTTTAACCATTTCTGGAACAATAGCTCCTCAGGAACTACAGGACATTTTTCAGAATGTCCAGTTCAGCACTACTAACAGCAGTACGCTTCAAAGAGAAATCATATTTAATATTGGCGGAGGAGTGTCTAACTCAGATAATGATCATTATTATGAATATGTAAGCGGATCATTTACCTGGAGTCAGGCCAAGGCTGATGCTGCAACAAAAACACTAAATGGTCTTCAGGGCTATTTAGCAACGGCTACTTCAGCTACCGAAAATGAATTTATTCGCACTAAACTATCGGGTGATGGTTGGATAGGAGGATCAGATAGTTTTTCTGAAATAAATTTGGCAACAGGAAATACCGTTTATAATAATCAAATGGAAGCGGAAGGAAAATGGTATTGGATTACCGGACCCGAAGCCGCAACTCAATTTTCAAATGGTTCTCAAAGCGTAAATGGTCAATTTGAAAATTGGAATAATGGAGAGCCGAACAATTCTGGGGGCTCTGAGCATGCTCTTCAGATATATTATCAAAATGGAGGCTTATGGAATGACTTGAATGGAGGTAATAGTTCTATGGGTTACATTGTAGAATACGGTGGTCTATCAGGAGATGAATCTTGCTTTGAATTTTCAGGGACAAAAATTATTGAATTAAATACCGCTCCTCAAATTTCTGAAATTGAAGATATAGAGAACTGTCCTTCAGAATCATACAGTTTTACTGTTGACATAACAGATGCTGAAGACACCCATCAAAACCTAAATGTAACAGCTACTTCAGATAATCAAAGCTTAGTGACTGATGCAAATATTAGTGTTGCACATAATGGAACTAATTATGATGTAACCATAGTTCCTCTTGAAGGAATCCAGGCAACTACAGGAATTACTATTACAGTTACTGATTCTAAAAACGTATCGTCAACTGAAACTTTTAACTTCACCGCTTTAGATGATGAAGCTCCTGTAGTAAAAGGAAAAGATATAGAGTTGCGCTTGAATGAAAATGGAATGGCATTTTTAACCCCTGATATGGTTGATAATGGCACCTATGACAATTGTGATTTTGATTTAGCTGTTGGCTTTAGCACTTTTCATTGTGAGCAGGTAGGTGAAAATAATGTAACCTTGTTCGCTGAGGATCCTTCAGGAAACACAAGTTTTACCATCGTAACCGTTACTGTAATAGATGAAATAGCTCCTGTAGTAGAAACTCAACCTATCACGGTTCAGCTTGATGCCAATGGAGTAGCTTCAATTACTCCTGAAGATATCGATAACGGTTCTTCCGATAATTGTGAGCTCGACACGATGAGTTTAGATATTACCAGCTTTGACTGTGCTGATGTAGATAATCCGGTAACTGTTACTTTAACGGTAATAGATGTAAACGGGAATGAATCTTCAGCAACTGCAACGGTAACCGTAGAAGACAATGTAGTTCCTGTAGTAGAAACTCAACCTATCACGGTTCAGCTTGATGCCAATGGAGTAGCTTCAATTACTCCGTCAGATATCGATAACGGTTCTTCCGATAATTGTGAGATCGACGCGATGAGTTTAGATATTACCAGCTTTGACTGTGCTGATGTAGATAATCCTGTAACAGTTACTTTAACAGTAGCCGATGTAAACGGGAATAAATCTTCAGCAACTGCAACGGTAACCGTAGAAGACAATGTAGCTCCTGTAGTAGAAACTCAACCTATCACAGTTCAGCTTGATGCCAATGGAGTAGCTTCAATCACTCCTGAAGATATCGATAACGGTTCTTCCGATAATTGTGAGCTCGACACGATGAGTTTAGATATTACCAGCTTTGACTGTGCTGATGTAGATAATCCGGTAACTGTTACTTTAACGGTAATAGACGTAAACGGGAATGAATCTTCAGCAACTGCAACGGTAACCGTAGAAGACAATGTAGAACCTATAGTGGAAACTCAACCTATCACGGTTCAGCTTGATGCCAATGGAGTGGCTTCAATTACTCCTGAAGATATCGATAATGGTTCTTCCGATAACTGTGAGATCGACACGATGAGTTTGGATATTACCAGCTTTGACTGTGCTGATGTCGATAATCCTGTAACCGTTACCCTAACGGTAATTGATGTAAATGGGAATGAATCTTCATCAACTGCTTTGGTAACCGTAGAAGACAAGGTAGCTCCTATTGTGGAAACTCAACCTATCACGGTTCAGCTTGATGCTAATGGAGTGGCTTCAATTACTCCGGAAGATATCGATAACGGCTCTTTAGATAACTGTGAGATCGACACGATGAGTTTGGATATTACCAGCTTTGACTGTGCTGATGTGGATAATCCTGTAACCATTACCCTAACGGTAATTGATGTAAATGGGAATGAATCTTCAGCAACCGCTACGGTAATTGTGGAAGACAATGTAGCTCCTATAGTTAAAACGCAATCTATCACGGTTCAGCTTGATGCTAATGGAGTGGTTTCTATTACTCCGGAAGATATCGATAACGGCTCTTCCGATAATTGTGAGATCGATACGATGAGTTTGAATATCACAGAATTTAGCTGCGTAGATGTCGATATTCCTGTAACAGTTACTCTAACAGTAATTGATATAAATGGTAATGAATCTTCATCAACTGCTTTGGTAACCGTAGAAGACAACGTAGCTCCTGTAGTTGAAACTCAACCTATCACGGTTCAGCTTGATGCTAATGGAATGGCTTCAATTACTCCGGAAGATATCGATAACGGCTCTTCCGATAATTGTGAGATCGATACGATGAGTTTGGATATTACCAGCTTTGACTGTGCTGATGTCGATAATCCTGTAACAGTTACCCTAACGGTAATTGACGTAAATGGGAATGAATCTTCATCAACCGCTACGGTAACGGTAGAAGATAATGTAGACCCAACTGTTGTGACGCAAAATATCACCGTGCAATTAAATGAAAACGGCGAAGCAACAATTACTCCTGAAGATATCAATAAGGGTTCTTCCGATAATTGTGAGATCGACACGATAAGTTTGGATATTACTGAATTTAGCTGTACTGATGTCGATAATCCTGTAACAGTTACCCTAACGGTAATTGATGTAAATGGGAATGAATCTTCAGCAACTGCTACGGTAATCGTAGAAGATAATGTAGCTCCTGTTCCTGATGTTGCTGAACTTGATGATGTAATAGTGAAATGTGAAGTTGTAGCCGGAAGGATTACTGCTCCAACAGCTACAGATAATTGCGGAGTATTGACTGCGACAACTTTAGATCCGTTAACTTTTAATCAACCTGGATCTTATACGATTACCTGGAATTTTGATGATGGAAACGGAAATACCGCTATGCAAACGCAAAAAGTGATTGTAGAGCCCTCACCGTTAAATGCGGTAACTTTTGAGGATGCAAGTTTTGTGTATGATGGAAGTGAACATACCTTGGAAGTAAAAAATCTTCCTGCAGGTGCTTCTGTTGATTACACTATTTCTTCTGAAACAGGAACTGAAAACGGAGCTGTAAATGCAGGGGTTTATACAGTAACAGCAAATCTTTCTTCAGAATTCGAAACTTGCCCGAATACTGAGTTGACTGCTACCCTTACTATTTTAAAAGCAGAGACAATGATTACGGCAGATGCTACACAAATGTTTACTTATGATGGTACTCAAAAGCACGTTATTGCAAGTTTAAATCACTCGGAAACTGAGTTGAGTTATTCTCCTCAGGAAGGTTTTACTGAGCCTGGAACTTATGAGATTAATATAACTTCCGTAGAAACTGAGAATTACCTTGCGACTACAAAAGAAGTGTCTTTAGTAATTGAGAAGGTTGAGATTACGGGGGTAACTTTTGAAGGTAATACCGAGCCCTTTGTTTATAATGGAAGCGAGCACAATATTTTTGTAGCCGGTCTTCCCGAAGATGCTACGGTATCGTATACTAATAACGGGAAAACTAATGCAGGTACTTACACTGTTACTGCTACAGTGAGCAGGCCTGGATATGAAGATCTGGTACTAACTGCCAATATGCTAATTGAAAAAGCATCGCAAAGCATCACTTTTAATGAAATTGAAGCTTTAGATCAATTAACAGATGAATATTTACAATTAGATGCAACTTCAACTTCCGGCTTACCGGTAATGTATTCGTATACCTATGAGACAGAAGATCCTGCAGCTACAGTTGGTCCTCGAGGATTTGTAAGAATTCTAGGCGGGGGGCAAATCACCATTACGGCTACCCAGCCAGGAAATCAAAATTATGAAGCTGCTACCTCTGTTGTTAGAACGCTTAATATTAATGGCAGTGAAGCTCGATTAGTTAATGCGGTTATTAATGGAACTACTTATGCTAATCCTAGTGTAGATATCTACTATCTCATTGGTTGCGGAAATTCTGAAAATGAGGTTCAAATTGAACTTGAACAGAATCAAGGCTCAACAATAGATCACGATAATACCTTTACAATGAGTACACCGGCACCTGGAATCTATAAGGAGACCGTAATAGTAACTTCTGAAGATGGAAATTCAACCAAGACATATCATATAACCGTAGAGAAGAATTTCAATTTCGAGGATATTGTGATTCAGAAGTTTAATAATGTGTTACTGGTTAATAATAACCCGGAAACTAATGGTGGGTACAATTTTGTAGGTTATCGTTGGTATAAAGATGGTTCTGTGATTGGCAATGGTCAATATTATTCTGCAGGTGATAATACCGATGACCAGTTGGATGCTGATAGTTCTTACTATGTAGTATTGGAAACCGAAGATGGAGAGTTTTTAAGAACTTGTACCTCCGCGATTCAGTTAAGGAGTTCTTTAAATGTTGCTTTAGCACCAAACCCGGTAAGTTCTGGTGGGACTATGGAGCTTTTAGCAGATTTCCCTAAGGATGAACTCGAGAGCATGAACCTTTCGATACACAATCTTAATGGAATGCTTATTAAGCAAATGAAATCGAATAACAAGAGTACAAGCATAGCTTTACCTTACAATCTTGAAATGGGAGTGTATATTCTTAAAATTGAAACTAAAAATATTCGTAAATCACTCAAATTCATTATAAAATAA
- a CDS encoding helix-turn-helix domain-containing protein, whose protein sequence is MILILFLAAIFGFVLSTTLFFKKSTNTLATSILGGFYFVLSVYALQAYIIDGGYLQHFKWFFLWPLLLYHLIFIPIYYYFKVVLTDQLKWNKAELILFIPFLIGLIDVAYVYLQPEAFYNNIISEAITTPETRLNVQYWLLSLDQHLLMRHLWQLGVLIVLFPEIKFFIKNGDNDELKSILNKWLLIFWGILMIMAVLAIIYALEKMMLVNIFGSLILLGENGGIITFFLYIALFLIGIIPIYFPSILYGYPQQKVKPVEEVKTRNETEVLKFGLDEQEVNLKLENLKNSKAYLNQNFSLTECARELNMPSHHISYFLKQQYEMSFTAYKNSLRMDHARNLIANGYLQNNTIEALAQECGFTSRTSFSKIFKSNLDVSPSEYALVCK, encoded by the coding sequence ATGATTTTAATATTGTTTCTCGCGGCCATTTTCGGTTTCGTTTTATCTACTACGTTATTTTTTAAAAAATCTACCAATACTCTGGCAACTAGTATTTTAGGTGGTTTTTATTTTGTGTTATCGGTTTATGCCCTGCAAGCTTATATTATAGATGGCGGCTATTTACAGCATTTTAAATGGTTCTTTCTTTGGCCCTTGCTTTTATATCACCTGATTTTTATTCCAATTTATTATTATTTCAAGGTTGTATTAACAGATCAGTTAAAATGGAATAAGGCCGAATTAATTCTTTTTATTCCATTCTTAATAGGGCTTATTGACGTTGCTTATGTATATCTTCAACCGGAAGCTTTCTATAATAACATTATTTCCGAAGCTATTACTACCCCCGAAACCAGGCTTAATGTACAATACTGGCTGCTAAGCCTGGATCAACATTTGCTCATGCGACACCTTTGGCAATTAGGGGTATTAATAGTGCTTTTTCCTGAGATAAAATTCTTCATTAAAAACGGAGACAATGATGAATTAAAGAGTATTCTCAATAAATGGCTGTTGATTTTCTGGGGGATTCTAATGATAATGGCGGTGCTTGCTATTATTTATGCGCTGGAAAAAATGATGCTCGTTAATATTTTTGGTTCCTTAATATTATTAGGCGAAAATGGTGGTATCATTACTTTCTTTCTCTATATAGCACTCTTTCTAATTGGTATAATTCCAATTTATTTTCCAAGTATTCTTTATGGTTACCCACAGCAAAAAGTAAAACCTGTTGAAGAAGTTAAAACAAGAAATGAAACTGAGGTCCTAAAATTTGGTCTTGATGAACAAGAAGTAAACTTAAAATTAGAAAACTTAAAAAATAGTAAGGCTTACCTAAATCAAAATTTTAGCCTTACAGAATGTGCGAGGGAATTGAATATGCCTTCTCATCATATTTCTTACTTTCTCAAGCAACAATATGAAATGAGTTTTACGGCCTATAAAAATAGTTTACGAATGGATCACGCCAGAAATCTAATTGCTAATGGTTATCTCCAGAACAATACCATAGAGGCCTTAGCTCAAGAGTGTGGTTTTACCAGTAGAACTTCTTTTAGTAAGATCTTTAAAAGCAATTTAGATGTTAGTCCAAGCGAATACGCTTTAGTGTGCAAATAA
- the ggt gene encoding gamma-glutamyltransferase: MKAYFLIFFSLLIFSCKKSEKPINDTNTNLGPTADSAMVVSAREEASSIGLSILQKGGNAFDAMVATEMALAVSYPFAGNLGGGGFMVYRKADGETGSLDYREKAPLLATKTMYQDEEGNVIPEKSIYGSLAVGVPGTVAGIFATHEKFGSMPIEEILEPVIALAKRGFVVTENQKNTLANYREQFLKENKDTIIFAKTYQAGDTIKNLQLAKTLERIMQNGKEEFYGGETGQKMIAYLQERGGIMSMKDLKEYQTHWRDPIEVNYKDLTIISMPPPSSGGIVLGQILKMLEPYPLDEFGHNSVESIQVLTEAERRAYADRSFYLGDPDFVDIPADTLLSDAYLSSRMDDFSFDQATPSSSISYGELPGYESDETTHYSIVDQFGNAIAVTTTLNGAYGSKMYIEELGFFLNNEMNDFSSKPGVPNMFGLIGAEANSIEPGKKMLSSMTPTIVEKNGELWITLGSPGGSTIITSVLQTILNVKEFGMSMQEAVDAPRFHHQWLPDEILFEPKGFEAHILDSLEQKGYHINEGESRIIGKVDAIKVLPNGRLEGGADKRGDDSAKGY; encoded by the coding sequence ATGAAAGCATACTTTCTAATCTTTTTTTCCCTTCTTATATTTTCATGTAAGAAATCAGAAAAACCAATAAATGATACGAATACAAACCTGGGGCCAACGGCCGATAGCGCCATGGTGGTTTCTGCCCGTGAAGAAGCTTCTTCCATAGGGCTTTCTATTTTGCAAAAAGGTGGTAATGCCTTTGATGCTATGGTGGCTACCGAGATGGCTTTAGCGGTTTCCTATCCTTTTGCCGGAAATTTAGGAGGCGGCGGCTTTATGGTTTATAGAAAAGCAGATGGTGAAACCGGTTCCTTAGATTACCGGGAGAAAGCGCCGCTACTGGCAACTAAAACCATGTATCAGGATGAAGAAGGAAATGTGATACCAGAAAAAAGTATATATGGGTCTCTTGCAGTAGGCGTTCCCGGCACTGTGGCCGGTATTTTTGCAACTCACGAAAAATTTGGTTCCATGCCGATAGAAGAAATTTTAGAACCGGTTATTGCTTTGGCTAAAAGAGGTTTTGTGGTTACCGAAAATCAAAAAAATACCCTGGCAAATTACAGGGAGCAGTTTCTAAAGGAAAATAAAGATACTATCATTTTTGCAAAAACATATCAGGCCGGTGATACTATTAAAAATCTTCAGCTGGCTAAGACCTTAGAGCGTATTATGCAAAATGGGAAAGAAGAATTTTACGGGGGAGAAACCGGACAGAAAATGATAGCATATCTTCAGGAAAGAGGCGGTATTATGAGTATGAAAGACCTAAAGGAATATCAAACTCATTGGCGTGATCCTATAGAAGTAAACTATAAAGACTTAACGATTATTTCTATGCCTCCGCCATCAAGTGGTGGAATTGTATTAGGTCAAATCTTAAAGATGCTGGAACCTTATCCTTTAGATGAATTTGGCCATAATTCGGTTGAAAGCATACAGGTTTTAACTGAAGCTGAGCGAAGAGCTTATGCTGATAGAAGCTTTTACCTGGGCGATCCAGATTTTGTAGATATTCCCGCTGACACTTTACTAAGTGACGCTTACCTTTCTTCCCGAATGGATGATTTTAGTTTTGATCAGGCCACTCCCTCTTCCAGTATAAGTTATGGCGAACTTCCCGGTTATGAAAGTGATGAAACCACGCATTATTCCATAGTAGACCAATTTGGAAATGCCATTGCGGTAACCACCACTTTAAATGGAGCTTATGGATCTAAAATGTATATAGAAGAACTTGGTTTCTTTCTGAATAATGAAATGAACGATTTCAGCTCTAAACCTGGGGTACCTAATATGTTTGGGCTTATTGGTGCAGAGGCTAATTCTATAGAACCTGGAAAGAAAATGCTAAGTTCTATGACTCCTACCATCGTAGAGAAAAATGGTGAATTATGGATCACGCTCGGATCACCGGGGGGTTCTACCATTATTACTTCTGTTTTACAAACCATTCTGAATGTAAAAGAATTTGGGATGAGTATGCAGGAAGCGGTAGATGCCCCTCGTTTTCACCACCAATGGTTACCTGATGAAATTCTTTTTGAACCTAAAGGTTTTGAAGCGCACATCCTGGATTCCTTAGAACAAAAAGGGTATCATATAAACGAAGGAGAATCCAGGATTATTGGAAAAGTAGACGCTATAAAAGTTCTGCCTAATGGTCGTTTAGAAGGCGGTGCTGATAAAAGAGGAGACGATTCTGCTAAAGGTTATTGA